A stretch of the Staphylococcus sp. NRL 16/872 genome encodes the following:
- a CDS encoding GRP family sugar transporter, which translates to MQFIDFLIALLPALFWGSVVLINVFVGGGPYNQIRGTTLGTLIVGIILLLCGKAAFDNLTVIIVGLISGALWAFGQGNQLRSVQLIGVSKTMPISTGMQLVGTTLFSAIFLGEWSTGTQVTMGLIAMVLLVTGIALTSLKAKNERKSDDPEFKKAMMILIISTIGYVGYVVIGDIFGVSGTDALFFQSIGMAIGGFILSMKHETNIKSTAWNLIPGIVWAVGNLFMFYSQPKVGVATSFSLSQLLVIVSTLGGIFLLGEKKDKRQMIGIWSGIVLIIIAAVILGNLK; encoded by the coding sequence ATGCAATTTATCGATTTCTTAATCGCATTATTACCAGCGCTATTCTGGGGGAGCGTCGTTTTAATCAATGTATTTGTGGGTGGCGGTCCATACAATCAAATTCGTGGCACCACACTAGGAACATTAATCGTTGGTATTATATTACTTCTATGTGGCAAAGCTGCATTTGATAACTTAACCGTTATTATTGTCGGTTTAATATCTGGGGCGCTTTGGGCATTTGGCCAAGGTAACCAATTACGTTCTGTTCAACTTATTGGTGTTTCTAAAACGATGCCTATCTCAACAGGAATGCAATTAGTAGGTACAACATTATTTAGTGCCATTTTCTTAGGAGAATGGAGTACAGGTACACAAGTAACAATGGGACTTATCGCTATGGTGTTACTTGTTACTGGTATCGCACTTACTTCATTAAAAGCCAAAAATGAAAGAAAATCTGATGATCCTGAATTTAAAAAAGCAATGATGATTTTAATCATCTCTACTATTGGCTATGTAGGTTATGTTGTCATTGGAGATATATTTGGTGTCAGTGGTACGGACGCTTTATTCTTCCAATCAATTGGTATGGCTATTGGTGGTTTTATCCTTTCAATGAAACATGAAACAAACATCAAATCAACTGCCTGGAACCTTATCCCTGGTATCGTGTGGGCAGTTGGTAACTTGTTTATGTTCTATTCTCAACCTAAAGTCGGTGTAGCTACAAGTTTCTCATTATCACAATTACTTGTTATTGTTTCTACACTTGGTGGTATCTTCCTCTTAGGTGAGAAAAAAGATAAACGCCAAATGATTGGTATTTGGTCAGGTATCGTATTAATCATTATT
- a CDS encoding GNAT family N-acetyltransferase: MDIVKLSDLNQILSFLETSSNEFASYIYKLPTNQDDLTNLLQHSLTSPGIFSLIENDEICALITAIEYEKNKFKVVGPFVNADVSFSKNDYHLLFNALRDSQDSEAVFNFSYDECVQTSKPLMKDIEASYNFTDYYLNVASPIQQSEDFQNIIEYQPGFQRAFTKLHQQTFKHSVLSSQEIINSLDDNNHLFLFVSEGLLKGYLYLQVSPQTSVAEIRYFSSHSDYRLMGIAVDLLSFAIDYAFNHYELEKVYFKIRSKNATLVERFNELGFKIDTEYKKYKYLSPNNY; this comes from the coding sequence ATGGATATAGTAAAATTAAGCGATTTAAACCAAATTCTGTCTTTTTTAGAAACGTCGTCAAACGAATTTGCCTCATATATATATAAGTTACCTACCAATCAAGATGATCTAACAAACTTATTACAACATTCTCTTACATCCCCGGGAATATTTTCATTAATTGAAAATGATGAAATTTGTGCCTTAATTACTGCTATTGAATATGAAAAGAATAAATTTAAAGTCGTTGGTCCATTTGTGAATGCCGATGTATCTTTTAGTAAAAATGACTATCATTTATTATTTAATGCACTTCGTGATTCTCAAGATAGTGAGGCCGTGTTTAACTTCTCTTATGATGAATGTGTTCAAACGTCTAAACCTTTAATGAAAGATATTGAGGCCAGTTATAATTTTACCGATTATTATCTCAATGTAGCATCACCTATCCAACAGTCTGAAGACTTTCAAAATATCATTGAATACCAACCAGGTTTCCAACGCGCTTTTACTAAATTACATCAACAAACGTTTAAACATAGCGTACTGTCATCGCAAGAAATTATAAATTCCCTTGATGATAATAATCATTTATTCCTATTTGTAAGTGAAGGACTATTGAAAGGTTACTTGTATTTACAAGTCTCTCCTCAAACTTCTGTTGCTGAAATTCGTTATTTTAGTTCTCATTCGGATTACAGGTTGATGGGTATTGCTGTTGATTTATTATCCTTCGCTATTGATTATGCATTTAATCATTATGAATTAGAGAAAGTCTATTTTAAAATTCGCAGTAAAAATGCGACATTAGTTGAGCGTTTCAATGAATTAGGATTTAAAATAGATACGGAATATAAAAAGTACAAATACCTCTCTCCAAATAATTATTAA
- a CDS encoding DNA topoisomerase III codes for MKSLILAEKPSVARDIAEALNIKGKRNGFIENERYIVTWALGHLVTNAQPEHYDKAFKEWKLEDLPIIPKHMQTIVIGKTSKQFKTVKSLILKNEVKDIIIATDAGREGELVARLILDKVRNKKPIKRLWISSVTKKAIQQGFKHLKDGRAYNDLYRAALARSEADWIVGINATRALTTKYDAQLSLGRVQTPTIQLVQSRQQDINHFKPQKYYTLDVQVNGVTFQLKTDKRIVNRDEIETIAEKIKHAQGRIDYVDSKVKKSYPRPLYNLTDLQQEAYQRFKMGPKETLNTIQNLYERHKILTYPRTDSNYLSEDMVDTIKERLQALLATDYKDNIRPLINKSYSSKMRIFNNQKVSDHHAIIPTEVRPDMQSLSNREEKIYLMVAERFLESLMMPHDYEAVKITLNANNYTFEFNDKVTRQLGFKALRKDSEHQVQELHFQKGETYKIQNIKVNEHETTPPEYFNEGTLLKAMENPQNYIQLNNKKHANTLKQTGGIGTVATRADIIEKLFNINAIESRDGKIKVTSKGKQILELAPQELTSPLLTAEWEEKLLMIEKGKYNARQFISEMKGFTKDIVNKIKDSEQKYKHDNLTTTECPTCGKFMIKVKTKNGQMLVCQDPSCKTKKNVQRKTNARCPNCKKKMTLFGKGKDAVYRCVCGHTETQAQMDKRLKNKKNDKVSKKDMKKYMNKEETLDNNPFKDALKNLKL; via the coding sequence ATGAAATCACTTATTTTAGCAGAAAAGCCTTCAGTAGCACGTGATATTGCCGAGGCTTTAAATATAAAAGGGAAGCGTAATGGTTTTATTGAAAATGAGCGTTACATTGTAACTTGGGCATTAGGACATCTTGTTACAAATGCGCAACCAGAACATTATGATAAAGCTTTTAAAGAATGGAAACTTGAAGATTTACCTATTATTCCTAAGCACATGCAAACAATCGTTATTGGAAAAACAAGTAAGCAATTTAAAACAGTAAAATCCCTCATCCTAAAAAATGAAGTAAAAGATATCATTATTGCGACAGATGCTGGTCGAGAAGGGGAACTGGTTGCACGTCTTATATTGGACAAAGTTAGAAATAAAAAACCAATTAAACGTCTTTGGATCAGTTCGGTGACTAAAAAGGCGATTCAGCAAGGATTCAAACACCTAAAAGATGGTAGAGCGTATAATGATTTATATCGTGCCGCTTTAGCACGTAGTGAAGCGGATTGGATTGTAGGTATCAATGCGACACGTGCATTAACTACGAAATATGATGCGCAATTATCCCTAGGGAGAGTACAAACGCCAACGATTCAACTTGTGCAATCTCGTCAACAAGACATTAATCATTTCAAACCTCAGAAATACTATACATTGGACGTACAAGTTAACGGTGTTACTTTCCAATTAAAAACAGATAAGCGAATAGTAAATAGAGACGAAATTGAAACGATTGCTGAAAAGATTAAGCATGCGCAAGGGCGTATTGACTATGTAGACTCAAAAGTGAAGAAAAGCTATCCTAGACCACTTTATAATTTGACAGATTTACAACAAGAAGCGTATCAACGATTTAAAATGGGTCCTAAAGAGACGTTAAATACCATTCAAAACTTATACGAACGTCATAAAATATTAACGTATCCACGTACGGATTCTAATTATCTATCAGAAGATATGGTGGATACAATCAAAGAACGACTACAAGCATTGTTAGCTACTGACTATAAAGATAATATTCGTCCATTAATTAACAAATCATATTCATCAAAAATGCGTATCTTTAATAATCAGAAAGTATCGGATCATCATGCGATTATTCCAACAGAAGTACGTCCCGATATGCAAAGTTTGAGTAATAGAGAAGAAAAGATTTACTTGATGGTAGCAGAAAGATTTTTAGAATCGCTGATGATGCCACATGATTACGAAGCGGTGAAAATAACTTTAAATGCGAATAATTATACGTTTGAGTTTAATGACAAAGTGACACGCCAATTAGGATTTAAGGCGCTTAGAAAAGATTCAGAACATCAAGTACAGGAACTTCATTTTCAAAAAGGGGAAACATACAAGATTCAAAACATTAAAGTGAATGAACATGAAACGACACCACCTGAGTACTTTAATGAAGGTACGTTGCTTAAAGCGATGGAGAATCCTCAAAATTATATTCAGTTAAATAATAAAAAACATGCAAATACACTTAAACAAACTGGCGGTATTGGTACAGTTGCGACTAGAGCGGATATTATTGAAAAACTGTTTAATATTAATGCGATTGAATCAAGGGACGGCAAAATCAAAGTCACGTCAAAAGGGAAACAAATATTAGAGTTAGCACCTCAAGAACTTACTTCACCATTATTAACGGCTGAGTGGGAAGAAAAGTTATTGATGATTGAAAAAGGAAAATATAATGCCCGACAATTCATAAGTGAAATGAAAGGTTTTACGAAAGATATCGTCAATAAAATTAAAGATAGTGAACAAAAATATAAACATGATAACTTAACAACGACAGAATGTCCTACATGTGGAAAATTCATGATTAAAGTAAAAACGAAAAATGGCCAGATGCTCGTCTGTCAGGACCCATCATGTAAAACGAAGAAGAATGTACAACGTAAGACGAATGCACGCTGTCCAAACTGTAAAAAGAAAATGACTTTATTCGGTAAGGGTAAAGATGCAGTC